One window from the genome of Bufo bufo chromosome 4, aBufBuf1.1, whole genome shotgun sequence encodes:
- the PID1 gene encoding PTB-containing, cubilin and LRP1-interacting protein isoform X3 produces MWQPASERLQVTYLGKISATGVQFSSGCTEQPVIELWRKHTLARADVFPSNAILEIRPFQVRLHHQDLKGEATVCMDTFQVARIAYCTADHNVSPNIFAWFYREINDDLTFQMDCHAVECESKIEAKKLAHAMMVAFKKTFQSMKSDGRIHKDSFSEETSQGFESDDG; encoded by the coding sequence GTGACGTACCTGGGAAAAATATCTGCAACAGGAGTCCAGTTTTCATCAGGATGTACAGAGCAGCCTGTGATTGAATTGTGGAGAAAACACACTTTGGCCCGTGCAGATGTGTTTCCTTCCAATGCCATTCTGGAAATCCGTCCCTTTCAGGTACGGCTCCACCACCAAGACCTAAAGGGTGAAGCTACGGTGTGTATGGACACCTTCCAGGTGGCAAGGATTGCCTATTGCACAGCAGATCATAATGTAAGCCCCAACATCTTTGCCTGGTTCTACAGGGAAATCAATGACGACCTGACCTTCCAGATGGATTGCCATGCAGTAGAATGTGAGAGCAAGATAGAAGCCAAAAAGCTGGCACATGCCATGATGGTGGCTTTCAAAAAAACCTTCCAAAGTATGAAGAGTGATGGGCGAATTCACAAAGACAGCTTCTCCGAAGAGACGTCTCAAGGGTTTGAATCTGATGACGGCTGA